A DNA window from Polynucleobacter sp. AP-Titi-500A-B4 contains the following coding sequences:
- a CDS encoding BolA family protein, whose protein sequence is MLPTPEQIEDYIKQGIQCTHIQVEGDGQHFFATIVSPEFEGKRLVQRHQLVYGAMGDRMKAEVHALSIKAFTPDEFAQNSAA, encoded by the coding sequence ATGCTGCCAACCCCCGAGCAGATTGAGGACTATATCAAACAAGGTATTCAGTGCACCCATATTCAGGTGGAGGGTGATGGGCAGCATTTCTTTGCAACGATCGTGAGTCCTGAGTTCGAAGGTAAGCGCTTAGTGCAACGCCATCAACTAGTCTATGGTGCAATGGGTGATCGCATGAAAGCTGAAGTGCACGCCCTCTCTATTAAGGCATTTACACCAGATGAGTTTGCACAAAACTCGGCCGCATAA
- the hisC gene encoding histidinol-phosphate transaminase — translation MSRFWSPVVQTLTPYVPGEQPQMQRLVKLNTNESPYGPSPKALAAIKSETNDDLRLYPDPEGAALKQAVAKLHGLNPNQVFLGNGSDEVLAHVFAGLLKQSKPVHFPDITYSFYPVYCKLFGINYKTVALGRDFEINVDDYSAPNGGIIFPNPNAPTGRSITRSAIEKLLAKNKDSVLVIDEAYVDYGTESCIPLLRGTTCPENLLVVHTLSKSRALAGLRVGFAIGHPALIEGLERVKNSFNSYPLGRLAQVGAIAAIEDQAHLEETSAKVIQTRAKLVEQLNALGFDTLPSTANFIFTRHPKHAGVKLYQALRDRGIIVRHFKSPRIEEFLRITIGTDEQSDELIAALKEILS, via the coding sequence ATGAGCCGTTTTTGGAGCCCTGTTGTTCAAACTTTGACCCCCTACGTTCCTGGGGAGCAACCGCAAATGCAGCGGTTGGTAAAGCTCAACACCAACGAGAGCCCTTATGGGCCATCGCCCAAAGCACTTGCAGCTATCAAAAGCGAAACAAATGATGATCTACGTCTATATCCAGATCCCGAGGGTGCAGCCTTAAAACAAGCCGTTGCCAAATTACATGGCCTGAACCCAAACCAAGTGTTTTTAGGGAACGGGTCGGATGAGGTTCTAGCCCACGTTTTTGCCGGACTACTCAAACAAAGCAAGCCTGTTCATTTTCCAGATATCACCTATAGCTTCTATCCGGTCTACTGCAAACTCTTTGGCATCAATTACAAAACTGTAGCGCTTGGACGAGATTTTGAAATTAATGTCGATGATTACAGTGCGCCCAATGGTGGAATTATTTTCCCCAATCCCAATGCTCCAACCGGTAGATCGATTACGCGCTCAGCAATTGAAAAACTTCTAGCAAAAAATAAAGACTCCGTATTGGTCATTGATGAAGCTTATGTTGACTATGGAACAGAATCTTGCATTCCACTTTTACGTGGCACGACCTGCCCTGAAAACCTTTTGGTAGTGCACACACTTTCTAAATCCAGAGCGTTAGCGGGGCTTCGCGTTGGCTTTGCCATTGGCCATCCTGCCTTGATTGAAGGGTTGGAGCGCGTTAAGAATAGCTTTAACTCTTACCCTTTAGGGCGTCTGGCTCAGGTAGGCGCAATTGCTGCAATTGAAGATCAAGCACACTTAGAAGAAACCAGCGCCAAAGTCATTCAGACGCGCGCAAAATTAGTTGAACAATTAAATGCCTTAGGCTTTGATACCTTGCCATCAACAGCAAACTTTATTTTTACTCGTCACCCAAAGCATGCTGGGGTAAAGTTATATCAAGCCTTAAGAGATCGTGGCATCATCGTGCGTCATTTCAAATCGCCACGCATTGAAGAATTCTTGCGCATTACGATCGGCACAGATGAACAAAGCGACGAACTCATCGCCGCTTTAAAAGAAATACTTTCTTAA
- a CDS encoding lipid asymmetry maintenance protein MlaB yields the protein MPFLLPQTVTQENALQLQKEGLLNIATLKMVDCSALKDFDSTVLTVLLAWQKKLQADGQSLTVVQPPEKLKVLANVYGVSALLGL from the coding sequence ATGCCCTTTCTTTTGCCGCAAACAGTTACGCAAGAAAACGCTCTGCAGTTGCAGAAAGAGGGTTTATTGAATATTGCCACTTTAAAAATGGTTGATTGTTCTGCGCTCAAAGATTTTGATTCCACTGTTTTGACAGTGTTGCTGGCATGGCAAAAAAAATTACAGGCTGATGGACAGTCTTTAACAGTCGTGCAGCCCCCTGAAAAGCTAAAAGTATTGGCTAATGTTTATGGCGTCTCTGCATTGCTAGGCTTGTAA
- a CDS encoding ABC transporter ATP-binding protein: MHSAISIKNISKHYGALQALNDVSLAIEPGEFFGLLGPNGAGKTTLISILAGLVRADKGQAAILGADVQTAFREARRMLGVVPQELVFDPFFTVRETLRFQSGYFGIRNNDAWIDEIMANLDLTGKADSNMRALSGGMKRRVLVAQALVHRPPVIILDEPTAGVDVELRQSLWQFISRLNQDGHTIVLTTHYLEEAEALCQRIAMLKQGKIVALDTTANLLARYGSVKKDGEGKTDLEDVFVNIMSGGAL, from the coding sequence ATGCATTCAGCCATCTCCATTAAAAACATTTCAAAGCATTACGGAGCACTTCAAGCCCTTAATGATGTTTCTCTAGCCATTGAGCCTGGAGAATTTTTTGGGCTTCTTGGGCCCAATGGTGCAGGTAAGACCACTCTAATTTCGATCTTAGCTGGCTTAGTCAGGGCCGACAAAGGACAGGCTGCTATCTTGGGCGCAGATGTTCAAACTGCGTTTCGTGAAGCGCGTCGGATGCTTGGTGTTGTGCCACAAGAACTCGTCTTCGATCCATTCTTTACCGTTCGTGAAACCTTGCGTTTTCAGTCAGGTTATTTTGGAATTCGTAACAACGATGCTTGGATCGATGAAATCATGGCTAATTTGGATCTCACTGGTAAAGCCGATAGCAATATGCGTGCTTTGTCTGGAGGCATGAAGCGTCGTGTATTAGTTGCTCAGGCTCTAGTGCATCGTCCTCCTGTGATTATTTTGGATGAGCCTACAGCGGGTGTTGACGTGGAGTTACGTCAGTCTTTATGGCAATTTATTAGTCGCCTAAATCAAGATGGTCACACGATTGTTCTGACTACACATTACCTAGAAGAGGCTGAGGCCTTGTGTCAGCGTATTGCGATGCTCAAGCAAGGCAAGATTGTTGCCTTAGATACAACCGCTAATTTGCTCGCTCGTTATGGCTCAGTTAAAAAAGATGGCGAAGGTAAAACCGATCTCGAAGATGTGTTTGTCAACATTATGTCGGGAGGTGCTCTATGA
- the murA gene encoding UDP-N-acetylglucosamine 1-carboxyvinyltransferase, which yields MDKLRMVGGTPLKGEVKIAGAKNAALPILCACLLTDEPVVLRNLPDLQDVRTMLKLLQEIGVMVSFPDAGNRNHVVLNAAVIKSSEATYEMVKTMRASILVLGPLLARMHTAKVSLPGGCAIGARPVDQHIKGLKAMGASIKIKSGYIQAETKPQTDRLKGASILTDMITVTGTENLLMAATLASGTTILENAAREPEVGDLAELLVKMGAKISGIGSDRLVIEGVEKLHGAEHSVIPDRIEAGTFLCAVAAAGGEVLVKHCRPDTLDAVIVKLKEAGLQMEVGPDWIKASMQTRPKAVSFRTSEYPAFPTDMQAQLMAVNAVASGSSTITETIFENRFMHVQELNRLGADIAIEGNTAIAQGVDKLSGAIVMATDLRASASLVIAGLAAQGETQVDRIYHLDRGYDRMEQKLTLLGANIERVK from the coding sequence ATGGATAAATTACGAATGGTTGGCGGGACTCCACTGAAGGGTGAGGTCAAGATTGCTGGAGCTAAAAATGCTGCTTTGCCAATCCTATGTGCTTGTCTATTAACCGACGAACCAGTGGTCTTGCGAAATCTGCCAGATCTGCAAGATGTACGCACCATGCTCAAGCTCTTACAAGAGATTGGTGTAATGGTGAGCTTTCCGGATGCAGGTAATCGCAATCATGTTGTACTGAATGCTGCAGTCATCAAGAGCTCAGAAGCAACCTATGAGATGGTGAAAACCATGCGTGCCTCTATTTTGGTGCTTGGCCCGCTTCTCGCTAGAATGCATACCGCTAAGGTATCTTTGCCAGGCGGTTGTGCAATTGGTGCACGGCCTGTGGATCAGCACATCAAAGGCTTAAAAGCGATGGGTGCGAGCATCAAGATTAAGAGTGGCTACATTCAAGCTGAAACGAAGCCACAAACAGATCGCCTAAAGGGCGCATCGATTTTGACAGACATGATTACGGTCACTGGCACAGAAAATTTATTGATGGCTGCCACATTAGCTTCAGGCACGACCATTCTAGAAAATGCAGCACGTGAACCAGAGGTCGGTGATTTGGCTGAACTTCTCGTCAAGATGGGCGCGAAGATTTCTGGGATCGGTAGCGATCGTTTAGTGATTGAAGGTGTTGAGAAGCTACACGGTGCTGAGCACTCAGTTATTCCGGATCGTATTGAGGCAGGAACCTTCCTATGTGCAGTTGCTGCTGCTGGTGGTGAGGTATTGGTGAAGCACTGTCGCCCTGATACGCTCGATGCGGTAATCGTGAAGCTAAAAGAAGCCGGCTTGCAAATGGAAGTGGGCCCTGATTGGATTAAAGCTTCAATGCAGACTAGGCCTAAAGCGGTCAGTTTCCGCACCTCTGAATACCCTGCATTTCCAACAGATATGCAGGCTCAACTCATGGCGGTCAATGCGGTGGCAAGCGGTAGCTCGACGATTACCGAAACGATTTTTGAGAATCGCTTTATGCACGTTCAAGAGCTCAATCGCTTGGGCGCCGATATTGCGATTGAAGGCAATACTGCAATTGCACAGGGTGTAGATAAGCTCTCTGGTGCGATTGTGATGGCTACAGATCTACGTGCCTCTGCCAGTCTAGTCATTGCCGGGCTTGCAGCCCAAGGTGAAACACAGGTAGACCGGATTTACCATTTGGATCGCGGTTATGACCGTATGGAGCAAAAGTTAACCCTCTTAGGCGCTAACATTGAGCGAGTGAAGTAA
- the mlaD gene encoding outer membrane lipid asymmetry maintenance protein MlaD, translating into MRKSAIDIWVGIFVAIGLLAALFLALKVGNMNAVSFAPTYKISARFDNIGGLKPRAPVKSAGVVVGRIANISFDDKTYQATVVMTIEEPYKFPKDSSAKILTSGLLGEQYIGLEAGGSDDMLTNGEKISQTQSAIVLENLISQFLYNKAADSGQEKSAAK; encoded by the coding sequence ATGAGAAAAAGTGCAATTGATATCTGGGTAGGAATTTTTGTTGCCATTGGTTTATTGGCAGCATTATTTCTAGCGTTGAAAGTTGGCAATATGAATGCTGTGTCATTTGCCCCAACATACAAAATTTCGGCACGTTTTGACAATATTGGCGGCCTAAAGCCACGCGCACCAGTCAAGAGTGCAGGCGTGGTTGTGGGCCGGATCGCTAATATTTCTTTTGATGACAAAACCTATCAAGCAACCGTGGTGATGACGATCGAAGAACCCTATAAGTTTCCTAAAGATTCCTCTGCAAAGATTTTGACTTCAGGTTTACTGGGTGAGCAGTACATTGGCCTAGAAGCTGGTGGGTCTGATGATATGTTGACCAATGGTGAAAAGATTTCACAAACTCAATCAGCAATTGTTCTCGAGAATTTAATCAGCCAGTTCCTCTATAACAAAGCTGCCGATAGCGGCCAAGAGAAGAGCGCGGCAAAGTAA
- a CDS encoding VacJ family lipoprotein: protein MSKIRQYVLLCMAAMLVGCASIPAGVEPSPHDPWESFNRSVFEFNEGLDAYLLKPVVAGYRFVLPEFVREGIYNFFSNYGDIYNVAYNLLQGKPGYAFNDLMRVVVNTTMGLGGFIDLATPGGLEKHKEDWGQTLGVWGVPAGPYVVLPFFGPSNVRDTFGTVADLESDYLFRLLPDVALRNSITGLRVVNARNTYYEAGDLLDGAAIDKYSFMRDAYIQRREYQINEGRDDEEPQMPVYENPYQ from the coding sequence ATGAGCAAGATTAGGCAATACGTTTTGCTTTGCATGGCTGCTATGTTGGTAGGTTGTGCCTCTATTCCTGCGGGTGTTGAGCCTTCTCCCCATGATCCTTGGGAGTCCTTCAATCGCTCTGTATTTGAATTTAATGAAGGCTTAGACGCTTACTTATTAAAGCCAGTAGTAGCGGGCTACCGTTTTGTGTTGCCCGAGTTTGTGCGTGAGGGCATCTATAACTTCTTTAGCAACTACGGCGATATCTATAACGTTGCGTATAACTTGCTACAAGGAAAGCCAGGTTATGCCTTCAATGATTTAATGCGCGTGGTCGTTAATACAACAATGGGTTTGGGTGGCTTCATCGATTTAGCAACCCCAGGCGGTCTTGAGAAACATAAAGAAGATTGGGGTCAGACATTAGGCGTTTGGGGGGTACCCGCGGGGCCTTATGTTGTATTGCCTTTCTTTGGTCCAAGTAATGTACGCGATACCTTCGGTACGGTTGCGGACTTAGAGTCTGACTATTTATTTAGATTGCTTCCAGATGTTGCCCTCCGTAACAGCATTACCGGCCTACGCGTAGTAAATGCCCGCAATACTTATTACGAGGCCGGCGATCTTTTAGATGGAGCTGCAATTGATAAATACAGCTTTATGCGCGATGCCTACATTCAGAGGCGTGAGTACCAGATTAATGAGGGTCGTGATGATGAGGAGCCTCAGATGCCGGTTTACGAAAACCCTTATCAGTAA
- a CDS encoding ABC transporter permease yields MSDKLNKALSRPTLEYGSGFPTLLLKEVKRFYKVGFQTVAAPVLTAVLYLMIFGHVLEGREVYGRLSYTAFLIPGLVMMSVLQNAFANTSSSLIQSKVTGNLVFVLLAPLSHFEFYAAYILAAVFRGVVVGLGVFLITIWFGLPSLEYPLWILTFAFLGAAILGSLGLIAGIWADKYDQLAAFQNFIIMPATMLSGVFYSIHSLPPAWQVVSHFNPFFYMIDGFRYGFFGVSDVSPWSSLAIVLCFFVVVSAIALRLLQKGYKLRH; encoded by the coding sequence ATGAGTGACAAGCTTAATAAAGCCTTAAGCAGGCCAACGCTTGAATACGGTAGCGGCTTTCCGACCCTTTTATTGAAAGAGGTCAAGCGCTTCTACAAGGTAGGGTTCCAGACGGTTGCTGCCCCAGTCTTAACAGCAGTTCTATACCTCATGATTTTTGGTCATGTATTAGAAGGTAGAGAAGTTTATGGGCGCTTAAGCTACACCGCATTCTTAATTCCAGGCTTAGTCATGATGAGCGTATTGCAAAATGCGTTTGCAAATACTTCTTCATCTCTGATTCAATCAAAAGTTACCGGCAACTTGGTGTTTGTATTGCTCGCCCCGTTAAGTCACTTCGAGTTTTATGCAGCGTATATTTTGGCTGCAGTCTTCCGAGGCGTTGTGGTGGGCTTGGGAGTTTTCCTTATTACGATTTGGTTTGGATTGCCCTCCCTAGAATATCCGCTTTGGATTTTGACTTTTGCTTTCTTGGGCGCTGCTATCTTGGGAAGCTTAGGATTAATTGCAGGGATTTGGGCAGATAAATACGATCAGCTAGCCGCTTTCCAAAATTTCATCATCATGCCGGCCACGATGTTGTCGGGGGTCTTCTATTCGATTCATTCCTTACCGCCAGCTTGGCAAGTTGTATCGCATTTCAACCCATTCTTTTACATGATTGATGGGTTTAGATATGGATTCTTCGGGGTCTCTGATGTATCCCCATGGAGCAGCCTAGCTATTGTCCTATGTTTCTTTGTGGTGGTTTCAGCCATTGCTTTGCGCTTATTGCAAAAGGGCTATAAGCTCCGACATTAA
- the hisA gene encoding 1-(5-phosphoribosyl)-5-[(5-phosphoribosylamino)methylideneamino]imidazole-4-carboxamide isomerase, whose translation MLLIPAIDLKDGHCVRLEQGDMDKATVFSEDPGAMAAHWISKGARRLHLVDLNGAFAGKLKNESAIKSILKAVGDEIPVQLGGGIRDLETIERLLDDGISTVIIGTAAVKNPGFVQDACTAFPGHVMVGLDARDGKVATDGWSKITGHEVIDLAKKFEDWGVEAIIYTDIGRDGMLKGVNIDATMKLAQAIRIPVIASGGLSNNQDIEALCKAEEEGVMGVIAGRSIYAGDLDLAAAQKYADELTLKYKKKII comes from the coding sequence ATGCTGCTCATTCCTGCAATTGATCTTAAAGACGGCCACTGCGTTCGATTAGAACAAGGTGATATGGACAAAGCCACAGTATTTTCTGAAGACCCGGGTGCGATGGCTGCGCATTGGATTAGCAAAGGTGCCCGACGTTTGCACTTGGTAGATCTCAATGGTGCTTTTGCCGGAAAGCTCAAAAATGAGTCTGCTATCAAATCGATTTTGAAAGCTGTCGGAGATGAAATTCCGGTTCAGCTTGGCGGAGGTATCCGCGATCTAGAAACGATTGAACGTTTATTAGATGACGGTATCAGTACTGTCATTATTGGTACTGCTGCAGTCAAAAATCCTGGCTTTGTACAAGATGCTTGCACTGCATTTCCTGGTCACGTGATGGTTGGTCTTGATGCGCGTGATGGCAAAGTCGCTACGGATGGTTGGAGCAAGATTACAGGCCATGAAGTGATTGATCTGGCTAAGAAGTTTGAGGACTGGGGCGTAGAAGCCATTATCTATACCGATATTGGTCGCGATGGCATGCTCAAAGGTGTCAATATCGATGCCACGATGAAGTTGGCTCAAGCTATTCGAATCCCAGTAATTGCCAGCGGCGGACTCTCTAATAATCAAGACATTGAAGCGCTTTGTAAGGCTGAGGAAGAGGGAGTCATGGGCGTGATCGCTGGCCGCTCCATTTATGCGGGTGACCTTGATCTTGCTGCGGCTCAAAAATATGCAGACGAGTTAACACTCAAATATAAAAAGAAAATTATCTAG
- the hisH gene encoding imidazole glycerol phosphate synthase subunit HisH: protein MAQTIAIVDYGMGNLRSVYQACHHVAPDDNVLIAHKPEEIRSADRVVLPGQGGMPDCMKHLEESGLLEALLEASKNKPLLGVCVGEQMLFDKSAEVRTNEQWTPCLGLIPGEVRRFELAGKKQADGSAYKVPHMGWNQVRQDRQHPIWAGIPDLTSFYFVHSYYVVPQRKEDCAGSTEYGDWFTSAVARDNIFATQFHPEKSAEYGLKLYQNFVSWQP from the coding sequence TTGGCGCAAACTATTGCGATCGTTGATTACGGAATGGGTAACCTTCGTTCCGTATATCAGGCATGTCATCACGTTGCACCCGATGACAATGTATTGATTGCTCATAAGCCAGAGGAAATTCGTTCTGCCGATCGCGTGGTTTTGCCAGGTCAAGGTGGTATGCCAGACTGCATGAAGCATCTAGAGGAATCAGGGTTGCTGGAGGCTTTGCTGGAGGCCTCAAAAAATAAACCCTTGCTAGGTGTTTGTGTCGGCGAACAAATGCTATTCGATAAAAGCGCAGAAGTCCGTACTAATGAACAATGGACTCCTTGCTTAGGATTAATTCCTGGTGAAGTGCGCCGCTTTGAATTGGCGGGAAAAAAGCAAGCTGATGGCTCGGCCTATAAAGTTCCGCATATGGGCTGGAATCAAGTTCGCCAAGACCGCCAGCATCCTATTTGGGCTGGAATTCCAGATTTAACGAGTTTTTACTTTGTCCATAGCTACTATGTTGTGCCGCAACGTAAAGAAGATTGTGCTGGATCGACTGAATATGGCGATTGGTTTACTTCTGCCGTTGCAAGAGATAATATTTTTGCAACACAATTTCATCCTGAAAAAAGTGCAGAATACGGATTAAAGCTTTATCAAAATTTTGTTTCTTGGCAACCTTAA
- the hisB gene encoding imidazoleglycerol-phosphate dehydratase HisB, protein MRQADVTRNTSETKIQISINLDGTGKAELASGVPFLDHMLDQIARHGMIDLKVVAKGDTHIDDHHTVEDVGITLGQAFAKAVGDKAGITRYGHSYVPLDETLSRVVVDFSGRPGLEFNVPFTRARVGDFDVDLSIEFFRGFVNHAGVTLHIDNLRGINAHHQIETVFKAFGRALRMALAIDPRASGAVPSTKGSL, encoded by the coding sequence ATGCGGCAAGCCGACGTTACCCGAAACACTTCGGAAACCAAAATTCAAATTTCCATCAATTTAGATGGTACTGGTAAGGCTGAGCTGGCCTCAGGCGTACCTTTCTTAGACCACATGCTCGATCAGATTGCCCGTCACGGCATGATTGACCTCAAAGTGGTTGCCAAGGGTGATACCCATATTGATGATCATCACACCGTTGAGGATGTGGGTATTACATTGGGCCAAGCTTTTGCAAAGGCTGTTGGCGATAAAGCAGGCATCACCCGTTATGGCCACTCCTATGTTCCTTTGGATGAGACCCTTTCTCGTGTAGTGGTGGATTTTTCTGGTCGCCCAGGCCTAGAGTTCAATGTCCCATTTACTCGTGCGCGGGTTGGTGATTTCGATGTGGATCTGAGTATTGAATTCTTCCGTGGTTTTGTAAACCATGCGGGAGTAACTTTGCACATTGATAATCTGCGCGGCATTAATGCGCACCACCAAATTGAAACGGTCTTCAAGGCTTTCGGTCGTGCACTGCGCATGGCTTTAGCAATTGATCCCCGTGCATCTGGTGCTGTTCCCTCAACCAAAGGCAGCCTCTAA
- the hisG gene encoding ATP phosphoribosyltransferase: MKLTLALSKGRIFEETAEILSKVGIVPKEDPEKSRKLIIETSNPDVRLIIVRASDVPTYVQFGGADFGVAGLDVLMEKGTDGLYVPFDLNIAKCRMSVAVREGFDYAAAVKQGSRLKVATKYVNCAREHFANKGVHIDTIQLYGSMELAPLVGLADAIVDLVSTGNTLKANGLVEVEPIADISARLVVNQASYKRKRTQLQPIFELLK, encoded by the coding sequence ATGAAATTGACTTTAGCCCTCTCCAAAGGGCGCATCTTCGAAGAGACTGCAGAGATCCTATCTAAGGTCGGCATTGTGCCGAAAGAAGATCCTGAGAAGTCTCGCAAACTCATTATTGAGACATCCAATCCAGATGTGCGCTTGATTATTGTGCGTGCTTCGGATGTTCCTACCTATGTGCAATTTGGTGGCGCCGATTTTGGTGTTGCAGGCTTGGATGTCTTAATGGAAAAAGGCACTGATGGCTTGTATGTTCCTTTTGATTTGAACATCGCCAAATGCCGCATGTCTGTCGCAGTTCGCGAAGGTTTTGATTACGCTGCAGCAGTGAAACAAGGCTCCCGTTTAAAAGTTGCAACCAAGTATGTTAATTGTGCACGTGAGCACTTTGCCAATAAAGGCGTACACATCGACACCATACAGCTTTATGGCTCGATGGAGCTTGCGCCATTAGTGGGTTTAGCTGATGCGATTGTAGATTTAGTCTCCACAGGAAATACCCTTAAAGCAAATGGCTTGGTAGAGGTAGAGCCGATTGCAGATATCAGTGCACGTTTGGTAGTAAATCAAGCGTCCTACAAGCGTAAGCGTACACAACTACAACCGATTTTTGAGTTGCTGAAGTAA
- a CDS encoding phospholipid-binding protein MlaC, with translation MKSFKIASKCLALSCLFFSGMLFAQVPDQATPPDALIKMVVTDVMASVKADPEIQKGNIPKIVDLVEKKIVPYTDMRRTTEMAMGPNWKKATPEQQAQLTSEFKNLLIRTYSGALSQLRDQTVQFKALRAAPDDKEVVVKTVVLGRGDPVPLDYRLEKTDKGWKVYDMNIMGVWLVEAYRNQFTNQISQNGVEGLVKFLQDRNKQLATAKPAN, from the coding sequence ATGAAAAGCTTCAAGATTGCTTCTAAATGCCTGGCATTGAGCTGCTTATTTTTTTCTGGAATGCTATTTGCACAAGTGCCTGATCAGGCAACTCCACCCGACGCCCTGATTAAGATGGTTGTGACTGATGTGATGGCTTCAGTAAAGGCCGATCCAGAAATTCAAAAAGGCAATATTCCGAAGATTGTAGATTTAGTCGAAAAGAAAATTGTTCCGTATACCGACATGCGCCGCACTACTGAAATGGCAATGGGGCCCAATTGGAAAAAAGCGACTCCTGAACAACAGGCGCAACTTACTTCCGAATTTAAGAATTTACTCATTCGCACTTACTCTGGGGCTTTGAGTCAGTTACGTGATCAGACTGTGCAATTTAAGGCTTTACGCGCCGCGCCAGATGATAAAGAAGTGGTTGTGAAAACCGTAGTGCTTGGTCGTGGCGATCCAGTACCTTTGGATTACCGTTTAGAAAAAACGGATAAGGGTTGGAAGGTTTATGACATGAATATTATGGGTGTTTGGTTGGTAGAGGCATACCGCAATCAATTCACAAATCAGATTAGTCAGAATGGCGTTGAAGGCCTTGTGAAATTTTTGCAAGATCGTAACAAGCAGTTGGCTACAGCTAAGCCAGCCAATTAA
- the hisD gene encoding histidinol dehydrogenase, translating into MSSQVKVKRLNSKDAGFKETLLSSLSLPMADDEAIDAAVVKILAAVKEQGDAAVLAFTKQFDRLSVANVSELEIPTKDLEQAYNTLSAEQKNALDIAAKRVRAYHEKQKIEAGCHSWEYEEADGTRLGQKVTPLDRVGIYVPGGKAAYPSSVLMNAIPAKVAGVAEVIMVVPTPDGARNPLVLAAAYLAGVDRVFTIGGAQAVGALAFGTKTIPSVDKIVGPGNAYVAAAKRRVFGTVGIDMIAGPSEILVLCDGSTNPDWVAMDLFSQAEHDEQAQSILLCPNAVYIEQVQASINHLLSEMPRAKVIEASLTNRALLIQVKDMAEACEIANAIAAEHLEICAADPRKWAEQIRHAGAIFMGNYTSESLGDYCAGPNHVLPTARTARFSSPLGVYDFIKRSSMIEVSEVGAQALGAVASTLAHGEGLQAHARAAEMRLKK; encoded by the coding sequence ATGTCTTCACAAGTTAAGGTTAAGCGTCTCAATAGCAAGGATGCAGGTTTCAAAGAAACGCTGCTATCGAGCCTTTCTTTGCCCATGGCTGATGATGAGGCGATTGATGCAGCGGTAGTCAAAATATTGGCTGCTGTAAAAGAGCAGGGTGATGCAGCTGTTCTTGCATTCACGAAGCAATTTGACCGCTTAAGTGTTGCTAACGTTTCTGAATTAGAAATTCCTACTAAAGATTTAGAGCAAGCCTATAACACCTTATCTGCTGAGCAAAAAAATGCCTTAGATATCGCTGCCAAAAGAGTGCGCGCCTATCACGAGAAACAAAAGATTGAAGCTGGTTGTCACTCTTGGGAATATGAAGAGGCTGATGGCACGCGCCTTGGCCAAAAGGTGACACCCTTAGATCGCGTTGGTATTTATGTGCCGGGTGGCAAAGCCGCGTATCCATCCTCTGTTTTGATGAATGCGATTCCCGCAAAGGTGGCTGGGGTTGCTGAAGTGATTATGGTGGTACCAACTCCTGATGGTGCACGTAATCCATTGGTGTTGGCGGCAGCCTATTTGGCTGGTGTCGATCGCGTGTTCACCATTGGTGGCGCTCAGGCAGTTGGCGCTTTAGCCTTTGGTACAAAAACGATTCCCTCGGTTGATAAGATCGTTGGCCCTGGCAATGCTTATGTTGCTGCTGCAAAGCGCAGAGTATTTGGCACAGTTGGTATCGACATGATTGCAGGTCCATCAGAGATATTGGTCTTATGTGACGGCTCCACCAATCCCGATTGGGTTGCAATGGATTTGTTCTCTCAAGCAGAGCATGATGAGCAAGCTCAATCGATTTTGTTATGTCCCAATGCTGTCTATATTGAACAAGTACAGGCCAGTATTAATCATTTGCTTTCTGAGATGCCAAGAGCAAAAGTGATCGAAGCTTCTTTGACTAATAGAGCACTGCTTATTCAGGTTAAAGATATGGCTGAGGCATGCGAGATTGCGAATGCAATTGCTGCTGAGCACTTAGAGATTTGCGCTGCAGATCCACGCAAATGGGCTGAGCAAATTCGTCATGCTGGCGCTATTTTTATGGGCAACTACACCAGTGAGTCGCTTGGTGACTACTGTGCTGGCCCAAACCATGTATTGCCAACGGCACGGACAGCCCGCTTCTCATCACCACTTGGCGTATATGACTTCATCAAGCGTTCTAGCATGATTGAAGTCAGTGAAGTTGGTGCTCAAGCCCTAGGTGCAGTAGCAAGCACGCTTGCCCATGGCGAAGGTTTGCAGGCACATGCACGTGCAGCTGAGATGCGCCTGAAGAAGTAA